GCTGGACGGGCAGGGCGAGCTGTGGGTCGGCCGCCGCCACTCCCTGACCGAGTCCGAGGCGCTGTACGGCATCCCGGCGGCCGACGTCCGCGAGCTGGCCGACGCGCTGCGCGAGGCCACCGGCCCGGTCCGCGTGGTGCGCGGCCACGACGCCGGCATCGAGGCGGCCCTGGCCGACAAGGTCACCGCCGAGCGCGACGAGGAGCTGCGCGTCTTCCTGTCCGAGGCCCGCCTGGTCAAGGACGACTTCGAGGTCGGCGAGCTGCAGAAGGCCGTCGACTCCACGGTGCGCGGCTTCGAGGACGTGGTGAAGGTCCTCGACAAGGCCGAGGCGACCAGCGAGCGCTACATCGAGGGCACCTTCTTCCTCCGCGCGCGTGTGGAGGGCAACGACGTCGGCTACGGCACCATCGCCGCCGCCGGCCCGCACGCCTGCACGCTGCACTGGGTGCGCAACGACGGCCCGGTCCGCTCCGGCGACCTGCTCCTGCTGGACGCGGGCGTGGAGACGCACACCCTGTACACCGCGGACGTGACGCGCACGCTGCCGATCGACGGCACGTACAGCGAGATCCAGAAGAAGATCTACGACGCCGTGTACGACGCCCAGGAGGCGGGCATCGCGGCCGTGAAGCCCGGCGCCAAGTACCGCGACTTCCACGACGCCGCGCAGCGCGTGCTGGCCGAGCGGCTCGTCGCGTGGGGCCTCGTCGAGGGCCCGGTCGAGCGGGTCCTGGAGCTGGGCCTCCAGCGCCGCTGGACGCTGCACGGCACCGGTCACATGCTCGGCCTCGACGTCCACGACTGCGCCGTCGCGCGCACCGAGACGTACGTGGACGGCACGCTGGAGCCGGGCATGGTCCTCACCGTCGAGCCCGGCCTGTACTTCCAGGCCGACGACCTGACGGTCCCCGAGGAGTACCGCGGCATCGGCGTCCGCATCGAGGACGACATCCTGGTCACCGAGGACGGCAACCGGAACCTGTCGGCCGCGCTGCCGCGCCGGTCCGACGAGGTCGAGGCGTGGATGGCGGCCCTGAAGGGCTGATCGGCGAAGAGCGGCCGGGCACCCGAGCGGTGCCCGGCCGTACACATGCCCAGGGGGAGGGTTTCGTGCAGGTGGACGGCTTCTTGCCCGGTGCCGGGGTGGATCTGCATCTGGAACCGGACGCGGCGGCGGGCCGCCGGGCCGGACTGGAGAAGGCGCTCAGGGCCGCGGTGCGGGAGGGACGGCTGGCTCCCGGGGCCAGACTGCCCGCGACCCGGCGTCTCGCCCTCGAACTGGGCGTCTCACGGGGCACCGTGAAGGCCGCCTACGACCAGTTGGTCGCCGAGGGCTACCTGACGGCGCGGCAGGGCTCGGGCACCCGGGTCGCCGCGCTGCCCGCCGTGGACGCGGAACAGCCCGGAGCGGCGGCACGCGCGCGTGCGCCCCGCTTCGACCTCAGGCCCGGCAGCCCGGACGTGGGCGCCTTCCCGGCGGCCGCCTGGCTGCGGGCGCTGCGCCGCGCCATCGCGACGGCGCCCTCGCTGGCGTACGACTACGGCGACCCGCGGGGCCGCATCGAGCTGCGCACCGCGCTGTCGGGGTACCTGGGGCGGGCCCGCGGGGTGGTGGCGCCGCCGGAGCGGATCGTCGTCACCTCCGGGTACGTGCAGGGGCTGGCCCTGCTCACCCGGGTGCTGGACGGCGCCTCGGTCGCCATGGAGGACCCCGGGCTGCCCTTCCACCGGGACGTGGTGCGGCACAACGGCGGGACCGTGGTGCCGGTCCGGGTCGACGAACGCGGGGTGCGCGCGCAGGACCTGGGCGAGCAGTCGGCCGTCGTCGTCACCCCCGCGCACCAGTACCCGACCGGCGTCACCCTGCATCCCGAGCGGCGGCGGGCGCTCACCGACTGGGCACGCGCGCGTGGCGCCCTGATCGTCGAGGACGACTACGACGGGGAGTTCCGTTACGACCGCCAGCCGGTGGGCGCGCTCCAGGGCATGGCGCCCGGTCATGTCGCCTACCTCGGCACCGCCTCCAAGACCCTTGGGCCCGCACTGAGACTGGGCTGGATGGTGCTCCCGCCGCACCTGGTCGACGCGGTGGCCGAGGCCAAGCTGCACAGCGACCACCACACCGAGTCCATCGGGCAGCTGGCCCTCGCCGAGCTGATCGACAGCCACGCCTACGACCGGCATGTGCGCGCGTGCCGGCTGCGCTACCGGCGCCGCCGGGACCAGCTCCTGGGGCGGCTGGGCGGGCGCCGTCCGGTGCGCGGGATCGCCGCCGGGCTGCACGCCCTGGTCGATGTGGCGGACGAGGAGCGGGTGCTGGCCCGCGCCGAGGAGGCGGGGCTGGCGCTCGGCCGTCTCGGCGAGCACTGGCACACGCCCGGCGCGGGCCACCCGCAAGGGCTCGTCGTCGGCTACGGGACGCCCAGGGAGCGGACCTACCCGGAGGCGCTGGAGGCGCTGGCGAAGGTCCTGGACGGCGTGTGAGGCCGCGCTGCCGCCGGGGCGGCGGGGTGGTGCCACCGGGGGTGGCGGGCTACGGGGGCGACCGCAGTCAGACCGCCGCCAGCGGAGCGTCGTCGCGCCACTTGAGGATCTTGTCGAAGCTCACCACCGCACCGCCCCGCCCCGGCTCGTTGCCGATGTGGACGTGGTCGGCCAGCTCCCGGATGAGGCACAGGCCGCGGCCGTGCTCGGCGTCCGTGTGCGGGGCGCGGACCGGCACGCGGTGCCCCTCGCCCGGGAAGCCGGGGCCGGTGTCGGCCACCTCGATACGGCACTTCTCCCCGTCGAGGTAGGCGGTCACCCGGTAGTCCTGCGAACCTGCGCCGTCCCCGCCGTGCTCCACGGCGTTCGCGCAGGCCTCGCTCAGGGCGACCGACAGGTCGAAGGAGATGTCGGGGTCGACGCCCGCGGTCTCCATCGTGCCGAGCAGGAGCCGCCGGGCGAGGGGCACGCTCGCAGCGTCACGCCGCAGATGGAGTGACCACCAGATGCTCATGCTCCAGCCTCCTGGCCGCGGCTCGACATACCGATACGTATTGCCCGGCGTGCCCGGCCGTAAGCACCGCGTTGACACGGCGACGCCCGTTCGGCGGATGCGAGGACGGAGGGGATCGGTGTATGCACGGGCGCATACGCCGTGGAAGGTGACCTGTCCGGAGGTACCGCACCTTGTGGACCTGCCGTACGGAGCACCGGTGCCCAGTGGGATGATGAGGCCGCCATGACTGCCCCCCACTCGCGCGCGGCATCCGCCGGACGCGATCTCAGGCTGCTGCGGGCCGCGGTGTTCGCCGCGGTCTGCGTCGTGCTGGCCGCGGCGGGGCACACCCTGGGCTCCTGCGCCACCGTCCCGCTGTGGACGCTGGGCGCGGGTTTCCTGGGGGCGCTCGTGGTCGTCGTACCGCTGGCCGGGCGCGCCCGCTCGCTGCCCGGGATCGCGGCGCTGCTCGCGGCGGGCCAGCTGGTGCTGCACGCGCTGTTCGGACTCGGACAGCACGGGGCGGGCATGGTGTCCGGCGCGATACCGATGGGCTCGACGGGTTCCATGGGAGCCATGGGAGCCATGGGGCCCCTGGGCTCGACGGTTTCGGCGGGCGCGGCGGGTTCGGCGGTGCCGGGCGGTTCCCTGGGCCACGCGGGCCATGTGCTGTCCGACGCCGCGCTGGTGGAGCGGGCCGCGCGATACCTGTGCGGCACCACCACCGCGGGGATCACCCCGGCACGGGCCTACCGGATCCTCGTCGACGCCCATGTCTACCCGTCCGGAGCCGCGGCACCGACCGGCGCGACCGGTCCGGCGGCCGTCCCGCACGGCGCCGGGTCCCTCGCCGCGCTGCTGCCGTCCCTGCCCATGCTGCTCGGCCATGTGCTCGCCGCGCTGGCCGCGGGCTGGCTGCTGCGCCGTGGCGACCTCGCCCTGGTGCGGCTGATCGCACTGTCGGCGCACGGAGTCGCCGAGGGCGCGCTCGTACGGTCCCTGCGCGGGGCGCTCGCCCTGGTGTGCGCCCTGTGCGCCGGGCTGCCGGCGCTGCCGGGCACGGGCCCGCGCGTCCCGCGCGCCGCCGACCGCGTCCTGCCGCCGCCGACCGCCACCGCCCTCCAGCACACGGTGATCCGGCGCGGTCCGCCCGCCGCCGTCCTCGTCCTCGCCGCCTGACGCGACGCGACCAGCACTCCACGGTCCCGGCCCACCCGGCCGGAACGGAGGGGGAGGCCGCCGTCGTGCGGCGTCCCCGCGCGTGCCCGCCCCGCGGGCGGTCCGCACCGGCGTACGTCCCGGTGCGCACGCTCCCTCGCACCGCCCCGGAGCACGCGCCCTCTCCCGACCACCGGATCCACCGGACCACCGGACCACCGGACCCACTCGAAGTGGAGTGTTCTCTGTGATGCAGGCCATCAGCCGCAAGACCTCTCGTCTCGCCACCGTCGGCGCCCTCGCGGGCGCGGCCGTCCTCGCCGTCTCCGTCCCCGCGTTCGCGCACGTCACCGTGGCGGCGGAGGGCGCCGCGGCCAAGGGCGGCTACGCCGTCGTCGACTTCAAGGTGCCCAACGAGCGCGACAACGCCTCCACCACCAAGCTGGAGGTCGCCTTCCCGACCGATCACCCGCTGGCCTCGGTGATGCCGGAGCCGGTCAACGGCTGGAAGGTCGAGGTCACCAAGTCCAAGCTGGACAAGCCCCTGGAGATGCACGGCAAGCAGATCTCCGAGGCGGTCAGCAAGGTCACCTGGACCGCCACCGACGGCAAGGGCATCCTGCCGGGCTACTTCCAGAAGTTCCCGGTGTCCGTGGGCGCGCTGCCCCAGGACGCCGACCAGCTCGCCTTCAAGGCCCTCCAGACGTACTCCAACAAGGAGGTCGTCCGCTGGATCGAGGTCCCGCAGAAGGGCCAGGCCGAGCCCGACAACCCGGCACCGACGCTCCAGCTGACCGCCGCGGCGGACGACGCCCACGGAGCGGCGGCCCAGAACACCTCCGCCGGTTCCAAGTCCGCCGAGAGCACCCCCACCGCCGCCGCCGCCGCCGCCGAGAGCGGCAGTGACACCACCGCCCGCGTCCTCGGCGTCGTGGGCATCGTCGTCGGCGCGGCCGGCGTGGCGTACGGCGTGTTCGCCGGGCGCCGCCGGACCGCCGCCTGATCCTGCTCGTCCGTGCCGCGCACCGGGACCGCACGAGGTCCGGGTACGGCCGCCCCCCGTGTGGGGCGTACGGGCCCGGTGCGCGCCGGAGTTCTCACATCTGGGACATTTTTCTATGCGCAAGAAGACGTTCGCCGCGGCCGCACTGCTCGCCGCCGCGACGATGACCCTGTCCGCCTGCGGCAGCGGTGACGGCGACGAGAAGGCCGCCACCGTCGTCGCCGAGCAGCCCTCGCAGCAGCCCGCGACCGTGCTCGACCAGCCCTTCGAGAAGCCCGACCTGGTGCTGACCGACGTCCACGGCAAGAAGTACGACCTCCGCAAGGAGACCGCGGGCCGGCCCACCCTGATCTACTTCGGCTACACCCACTGCCCCGATGTCTGCCCGCTGACGATGAACAACCTGGCGGTCGCCAAGAAGGCCCTGCCCAAGGCGGACCAGGACAAGCTGCGGGTGGTGTTCGTCACCACCGACCCCGGCCGAGACACACCCGCCGAACTCGGCAAGTGGCTCAACGGCATCGACCCGCAGTTCGTCGGTCTGACCGGCGACTACGCCACCATCGAGGCCGGTGCGCGCAGCATCGGCATCACCGTCGAGCCGACCAAGAAGGACAAGAACGGCAAGCTCGTGTCGGTGCACGGCGCCCAGGTCGTCGCGTTCTCCCCGAAGAACGACACGGGTTATGTGGTCTACGACGAGGACGCCACCGTAGGCGACTACACCAAGGGCCTGCCCAAGCTGATCAAGGGAGAGAACCCGTGAGGCGCCGGGCGGCGGCCGGACTGACGGCGGTGGCCCTGGCCGGCACGGCCCTGCTGAGCGGCTGCGGCGGCTCGGCCTCCGGCGCCGAGCCCGCCGGGAAGGCCGAACTGTCCGTCAGCGGCGCCTACATGCCCCAGCCGGTGTCCGACTCGATGGCGGCCGGTTTCCTGACGATAGTCAACAAGGGCGACGCCGACGACGAGCTGACGTCGGTGACCAGTGACGCCGCGGGTTCCGTGACCGCGCACCGCACGGTCGGCCAGACGATGCAGGAGGCGGACCGGCTCACCGTGCCCGCCCACGGCCGGCTGGTGTTCAAGAGCGGTGCGAACCACCTGATGTTCGACATGCTCAAGCACCGGCCCCAGCAGGGCCAGACGGTCTCCGTCCAGCTGCACTTCGCCAAGTCCGGCGATCTGCGGGTCGAGATGCCGGTGAAGCCCGCCACGTACGTCCCCGAGACCGGACACTGAGGGAGGGACCACCTTGACGCCGACCATCACCCCCCGCGTACGGAACCTGGTGCTGCTGTTCCTGGCCGTCGCCTGCGCGATCCTGGCCGGTGCCGCACCGGCCTCCGCGCACGCCGCGCTGACCGGCAGCGACCCCCGGCAGGGGGCGGTGGTCGCCCAGGCACCCGCCCAGGTCTCGCTGACCTTCTCCGAGGAGGTCGCGATGAACGGTGACTCGCTGCGGGTGCTCGATCCCAAGGGTGCCCGCGTCGACACCGGGAAACCGGCCCACGTCAGCGGCACCACGTACAGCGTGCGGCTGCGCGGCGGGCTGACCAAGGGCACGTACACCGTCACCTACCAGGTGGTCTCCGCCGACAGCCACCCCGTGGGCGGCGCCTACACCTTCTCCATCGGGGCGCCCTCCAAGACCGCGGTCGTGGCCGGCGGCCAGGACGTGGGCGGCGGGTTCGTCGGCTGGCTGTACGGCATCGGGCGCTATGTGTCGTACGCCGGTTTCATCGTCCTGACCGGCGGCGCCGCCTTCGTCCTGGCCTGCTGGCAGCGCGGCGCCGGGGTGCGGGCCGTGCAGCGGCTCGTCGTCTCCGGCTGGGTCGCGCTCACCGCGGCCACCCTGGCGCTGCTGCTCCTGCGCGGCTCCTACACCACCTCCGGGAAGGCCGGGGACATCTTCGACCTGAACCTGCTCGGAGAGGTGCTCCAGACCAAGACGGGCGCCGCCCTCGTCTCCCGGCTGCTGCTGCTCGCCGCTGCGGCGCTCTTCGTCGCGGTGCTCTTCGGGGCGTACGAGAAGCGGCAGGACGAGGAGAAGCGGGACCTGACGTTCGGGCTGGCGATCGGGGGCGTCGTGGTCGCCGCCGGGCTTGCGGCGAGCTGGGCCCTGGCCGAGCACGCCTCGGTCGGCCTCCAGCCGGGCATCGCGATGCCGGTCGACGTCGTCCATCTGCTGGCCGTCGCCGCCTGGCTGGGCGGACTCGTCGCGCTGCTGGTCGCGCTCTACCGGACGCCCGCCGACACCCCGGTCGAGGCCGCGGCCGTACGCCGCTTCTCCCGTCTCGCCTTCGGCTCCGTGGTGGCCCTGGTCGCCACCGGCATCTACCAGTCCTGGCGCCAGGTCGGCTCTTGGACGGCGCTGACCGGCACCCGCTACGGGCAGCTGCTCCTGATCAAGGCCGGTCTGGTGCTGCTGATGGTCGCGGTCGCCTGGTTCTCCCGGCGCTGGACGGGGCGGCTGGCGGACACGGTGGGCGGTGGTGCCGCCGACCGGACGGCCACCGGATCCGCGGCCGGTTCCTCGGTTGGCTCCGCGGTTGGTTCCGCAAGCGGCTCTGTCATGGGTCCGCGCAAGGCGCCGGCCGGCGCGAAGAAGCCGGTCGGCGCGCGGAAGGGTGCGGCGGACGGGGAGACGGGGGGAGACGGCGCGGACGGGGACGCGGCGGAAGAGACGGACAGCGGGGCAGCCGGTAAGGGCGGGGCAGCCGGTAAGGCGGCTGCGAAGGCGGGCGACTCCGGTCGGGCCGCCCAGCTCGCCCGGCAGCGGGCCGCCGTGGACGCGGCACGGCAGAAGCGGCTGCGAGACGGTGACCCGAACCGGTTCGGGTTGCGCCGCTCGGTGCTGATGGAGGCCGGTGTCGCCGTCGTCCTGCTCGCCGTCACCACCGTGCTGACCCAGACGGAGCCGGGCCGCACGGAGGAGGAGGCCAAGGCGGCCACCTCGTCCTCGTCCACCTCCGCCGCCTCGTCCTCGACCGGTGCGGCCGCCCTCGACCTGCCGTTCGACACCGGCGGCCAGAACGGCCGGGGCGTCGTCCGGATCGACCTCGACCCCGCACGCGTGGGCGCCAACGAGCTGCACGTCTACGCACAGCGGCCGGACGGCAAGCCGTTCGACGTCGCCGAGCTCAAGATCGCCTTCACCCTCCCTGACCAGAAGATCGGGCCGCTCCCCGTCGCCCCCGACCACATCACCACCGGACACTGGGCGGCGGACGGGGTGCAGATCCCCATGGCGGGCGACTGGGAGGTCGCCGTGACCGTGCGGACCTCCGACATCGACCAGGTGACCGTCACCAAGAACGTCAAGATCGGCTGAACCACCATGCCCGACCAGTCCACCCCGAAGAACGCCTCCCGGAACACCCGGGCTTCCCGGTCCTCCCGGGCTTCCGTCCCCGCCGCCGGCTCCGGCTCCGCTTCGGCCGTGCCCGAGCCCAGGGCGGCCGACGCCGCCGCCGGGGCGGGCATCTCGCGGCGGCTGCTGCTCGGCACGGCCGGTGCCAGTGGGCTGGTCCTGGGTGCGGCGGGCGCGGCCATCGGATACACCGCCGCGCCCGCCGGTGCCACCCCGCTGACCGCGCTCGGCTCCGATCGGGCCGTGTTTCACGTGAAACACCAGCCCGGGATCACGGAGGGGCTCCAGTCCAGCGGCCATCTCGTCGCCTTCGACCTGACGGCCGGGTCGGGCCGCAAGGAGGCGGCGGCCCTGCTGCGCCGGTGGTCGGGGACCGCCGAACGGCTGATGGCGGGCGAGCCCGCCGCGCACGGTGACACCGGCGTCGCACGGGACGCGGGCCCCTCGTCCCTGACGATCACCTTCGGCTTCGGCCGGTCGTTCTTCGACCGGACCGGCCTGGCACAGCAGCGGCCCGCCGCCTTGGAGCCGCTGCCCGCCTTCTCCTCCGACCGGCTCGACAAGGCCCGCAGCGACGGCGATCTCTGGGTGCAGATCGGCGCCAACGATGCCCTGGTCGCCTTCCACGCTCTGCGTGCCCTCCAGAAGGACGCGGGCAGCGCCGCCCGGGTGCGCTGGCAGATGAACGGTTTCAACCGTTCCCCGGGCGCCACCGCGCACCCCATGACGGCCCGCAACCTGATGGGCCAGGTCGACGGCACCAACAACCCGAAGCCCAAGGACCCCGACTTCGACCAGCGCATCTTCGTCCCCGACGGGGGCCGGCCCGCCTGGATGGCGAACGGCTCCTACGTCGTCGTACGCCGGATCCGCATGCTCCTGGACGACTGGGAGAAGCTGTCCCTGCCCGAGCAGGAGAACGTCATCGGGCGCCGCAAGTCCGACGGCGCACCCCTCAGCGGGGGCACCGAGACGACCGCCATGGACCTGGAGAAGGCCGGCCAGGACGGCACCTACGTCGTCCCGGTCAACGCGCACGCCCGCATCACGCGCCCCGACCAGAACGGCGGCGCGGCCATGCTGCGGCGCCCGTTCTCGTACCACGACGGCATCGCACCGGACGGCACACCGGACGCGGGGCTGCTGTTCATCTGCTGGCAGGCCGATCCGCTGCGGGGCTTCGTACCGGTGCAGCGCAAGCTGGACCGCGGCGACGCGCTGTCGCCGTTCATCCGGCACGAGGCGAGCGGGCTGTTCGCCGTGCCGGGCGGGGCCGCACGGGGCGAGTACGTCGGGCAGCGGCTCCTGGAGGGATGACGCCTCGGAGGGCACAGCCCCGGAGGGCACACCTCTTCGAGGGTGAGGGGAACCGGGGCGGACCTTAGGGCGAGGGGAACGGGGCGGACCGTAGGGTGAGGGCATGTCAGCGAGCTACGCCTATCTCGGTCCGGAAGGCACCTTCACCGAAGTGGCGCTCCGC
The sequence above is drawn from the Streptomyces sp. SAT1 genome and encodes:
- a CDS encoding aminopeptidase P family protein, coding for MAKELPETPETAEEEPIKQRKNGLYPGVSDELAESMKSGWADTELHELEPVEQAAHTARRRAALSARFPGERLVVPAGNLKTRSNDTEYSFRSSVEYAYLTGNQTEDGVLVLEPTADGHRETIYLLPRSDRENGEFWLDGQGELWVGRRHSLTESEALYGIPAADVRELADALREATGPVRVVRGHDAGIEAALADKVTAERDEELRVFLSEARLVKDDFEVGELQKAVDSTVRGFEDVVKVLDKAEATSERYIEGTFFLRARVEGNDVGYGTIAAAGPHACTLHWVRNDGPVRSGDLLLLDAGVETHTLYTADVTRTLPIDGTYSEIQKKIYDAVYDAQEAGIAAVKPGAKYRDFHDAAQRVLAERLVAWGLVEGPVERVLELGLQRRWTLHGTGHMLGLDVHDCAVARTETYVDGTLEPGMVLTVEPGLYFQADDLTVPEEYRGIGVRIEDDILVTEDGNRNLSAALPRRSDEVEAWMAALKG
- the pdxR gene encoding MocR-like pyridoxine biosynthesis transcription factor PdxR, whose protein sequence is MDGFLPGAGVDLHLEPDAAAGRRAGLEKALRAAVREGRLAPGARLPATRRLALELGVSRGTVKAAYDQLVAEGYLTARQGSGTRVAALPAVDAEQPGAAARARAPRFDLRPGSPDVGAFPAAAWLRALRRAIATAPSLAYDYGDPRGRIELRTALSGYLGRARGVVAPPERIVVTSGYVQGLALLTRVLDGASVAMEDPGLPFHRDVVRHNGGTVVPVRVDERGVRAQDLGEQSAVVVTPAHQYPTGVTLHPERRRALTDWARARGALIVEDDYDGEFRYDRQPVGALQGMAPGHVAYLGTASKTLGPALRLGWMVLPPHLVDAVAEAKLHSDHHTESIGQLALAELIDSHAYDRHVRACRLRYRRRRDQLLGRLGGRRPVRGIAAGLHALVDVADEERVLARAEEAGLALGRLGEHWHTPGAGHPQGLVVGYGTPRERTYPEALEALAKVLDGV
- a CDS encoding ATP-binding protein, which translates into the protein MSIWWSLHLRRDAASVPLARRLLLGTMETAGVDPDISFDLSVALSEACANAVEHGGDGAGSQDYRVTAYLDGEKCRIEVADTGPGFPGEGHRVPVRAPHTDAEHGRGLCLIRELADHVHIGNEPGRGGAVVSFDKILKWRDDAPLAAV
- a CDS encoding YcnI family copper-binding membrane protein codes for the protein MQAISRKTSRLATVGALAGAAVLAVSVPAFAHVTVAAEGAAAKGGYAVVDFKVPNERDNASTTKLEVAFPTDHPLASVMPEPVNGWKVEVTKSKLDKPLEMHGKQISEAVSKVTWTATDGKGILPGYFQKFPVSVGALPQDADQLAFKALQTYSNKEVVRWIEVPQKGQAEPDNPAPTLQLTAAADDAHGAAAQNTSAGSKSAESTPTAAAAAAESGSDTTARVLGVVGIVVGAAGVAYGVFAGRRRTAA
- a CDS encoding SCO family protein, which produces MRKKTFAAAALLAAATMTLSACGSGDGDEKAATVVAEQPSQQPATVLDQPFEKPDLVLTDVHGKKYDLRKETAGRPTLIYFGYTHCPDVCPLTMNNLAVAKKALPKADQDKLRVVFVTTDPGRDTPAELGKWLNGIDPQFVGLTGDYATIEAGARSIGITVEPTKKDKNGKLVSVHGAQVVAFSPKNDTGYVVYDEDATVGDYTKGLPKLIKGENP
- a CDS encoding copper chaperone PCu(A)C, translating into MRRRAAAGLTAVALAGTALLSGCGGSASGAEPAGKAELSVSGAYMPQPVSDSMAAGFLTIVNKGDADDELTSVTSDAAGSVTAHRTVGQTMQEADRLTVPAHGRLVFKSGANHLMFDMLKHRPQQGQTVSVQLHFAKSGDLRVEMPVKPATYVPETGH
- a CDS encoding copper resistance protein CopC, which codes for MTPTITPRVRNLVLLFLAVACAILAGAAPASAHAALTGSDPRQGAVVAQAPAQVSLTFSEEVAMNGDSLRVLDPKGARVDTGKPAHVSGTTYSVRLRGGLTKGTYTVTYQVVSADSHPVGGAYTFSIGAPSKTAVVAGGQDVGGGFVGWLYGIGRYVSYAGFIVLTGGAAFVLACWQRGAGVRAVQRLVVSGWVALTAATLALLLLRGSYTTSGKAGDIFDLNLLGEVLQTKTGAALVSRLLLLAAAALFVAVLFGAYEKRQDEEKRDLTFGLAIGGVVVAAGLAASWALAEHASVGLQPGIAMPVDVVHLLAVAAWLGGLVALLVALYRTPADTPVEAAAVRRFSRLAFGSVVALVATGIYQSWRQVGSWTALTGTRYGQLLLIKAGLVLLMVAVAWFSRRWTGRLADTVGGGAADRTATGSAAGSSVGSAVGSASGSVMGPRKAPAGAKKPVGARKGAADGETGGDGADGDAAEETDSGAAGKGGAAGKAAAKAGDSGRAAQLARQRAAVDAARQKRLRDGDPNRFGLRRSVLMEAGVAVVLLAVTTVLTQTEPGRTEEEAKAATSSSSTSAASSSTGAAALDLPFDTGGQNGRGVVRIDLDPARVGANELHVYAQRPDGKPFDVAELKIAFTLPDQKIGPLPVAPDHITTGHWAADGVQIPMAGDWEVAVTVRTSDIDQVTVTKNVKIG
- the efeB gene encoding iron uptake transporter deferrochelatase/peroxidase subunit, with the protein product MPDQSTPKNASRNTRASRSSRASVPAAGSGSASAVPEPRAADAAAGAGISRRLLLGTAGASGLVLGAAGAAIGYTAAPAGATPLTALGSDRAVFHVKHQPGITEGLQSSGHLVAFDLTAGSGRKEAAALLRRWSGTAERLMAGEPAAHGDTGVARDAGPSSLTITFGFGRSFFDRTGLAQQRPAALEPLPAFSSDRLDKARSDGDLWVQIGANDALVAFHALRALQKDAGSAARVRWQMNGFNRSPGATAHPMTARNLMGQVDGTNNPKPKDPDFDQRIFVPDGGRPAWMANGSYVVVRRIRMLLDDWEKLSLPEQENVIGRRKSDGAPLSGGTETTAMDLEKAGQDGTYVVPVNAHARITRPDQNGGAAMLRRPFSYHDGIAPDGTPDAGLLFICWQADPLRGFVPVQRKLDRGDALSPFIRHEASGLFAVPGGAARGEYVGQRLLEG